Below is a genomic region from Eulemur rufifrons isolate Redbay chromosome 24, OSU_ERuf_1, whole genome shotgun sequence.
CCGAAACCTGGGGGTGCTCAAGTCCTGGGTGCAAAATGGCGTGCTGTGTGCACACAACCTGTGCACATCCTCCCGCGCTTACATCACCTCTAGATTGCGCAGAACGCGCAACACAAGGCAAGTGCTATGTAAACAGCTGTGCTATTGCATTGTTTAAGGAATAAGGACAAAAAAGTCCATACACGTGTGGTGCAGATGcaattttttccagtatttttgaTCCAATGGTTGAACCCATAGATCcagaacccacagacacagagggtcaAGTGAATTAGGGGAATCTTTAGGGTGGGAACATTTCTTAGAGATGGTTTATGATCACACCACTTCCGAAGGAGCAGTATAGGCCTACCTCGATTTGTGGCACTTTGCCGATACTGGGTTTTTTACAAATTGCAGGTCTGTGCCAACCCCGCATccagcaagtctattggcaccatttttccaacactATGTGCTCaccttgtgtctctgtgtcaggactttttagcaataaagtattttttaattaaggtgtatattttttcatacatGATATTACACATTTAAAAGACTACAGTATAAGGTCAGCgcagttgctcacacctgtaatcccagcactctgggaggccaaggcaggaggattgtttgagagcaggagttcgagaccagcctgagcaagggcaagacccccgtctctgctgaaaacagaaaaattaactgggtgtggtggcgcccgcctgtaggcccagctactctgaaggctgacacaggatcgcttgagcccagggctttgcggttgctgtgagttgtggtgacgccacggcactccagctcaggcaacagagcaagactctgtctcaaaaaaaaaacaaaaaacaaacaaaaaaaaaaaaccagactaCAGTGtggtgtaaacataacttttacaatATACTGGGAAACCAACAACGTGTgactttgctttattgtgatattcactttattgcggtggtctggaactgaacccataATATCTCTGAGGTGTGCCTGCACTTGTTACTGAAAATAGTTCATTTAAAAGGCATAATTCAAGAACCACCAAGACGCAAGGCCCTGGGAGGGGGGGAGCCTCGGCGTGCAGCTACTGGGAGGAGGGACCCAGGGCACTTGTTTCAGCCCCACCCAACGGGCTGAGTGCCCCACTCTGGGCTGTGTGCCCCACAAgtcctggggggaggggtgtaCTCTGGAGGTAAACATGATTCCAGCACAGCCGCTCCGAGCCCTGAGACCCCGGGGCCTGCAGGGTAGGGAGGGGGCACCAGTCCTGCAACAGGCGCTGGAAGAGGCACCGTCTTCACGAGATGAGAAGGCCCCAAGGGGGGGGAATGAGGTGTCATCAGAAAGTCAGCTGAACATGGTAACGTCCTCCAGACCCCACGCCGGCGAGGATGCGGCAGACTGTCCCAAGGCCTGCAGCAGGAAGGCCCCTGCTTTTCCCTGGGTGCCAGTCACAGGGCTGTCGCTGCTCACTAGTGCACACAACCACAAAGCAGGGCGTCTTCACAAATAGTTTCTGGAACACGGCACGGCACAACAGCGGCTCCTCCAGCCGGGGACGCCATCACAGTTAAGGAAATACAGTGACGACACGTAAGTTTCTCAGGGGGACCACTGGGCTTCCGCCTCCTCCCCAGTCACCTTCCTGGAGTCAGAGTCACCTAACGAAGCCCAGCAGCCTAGTCCCCATACTGCACTTCGGCCCGCAGCTCCTTGGTGACGTAGGTCACCAGCATggccagcagctgctgctgcagggCCTCGCTGCCCATGACCAGCGCCGTCAGCTGCACGGCGTCTGTCCAGTCCAGGTGCCGGACGATGGCAGTGGCTTCATTAAAGAGCCTCTGCTGCTCCGCGGGGGGCAGCTCCATGATGATCTGCGGGACGGACTTGAACTCTCCACTTGCCATCCAGGCACCCAACAGACCCCCCACGGCCCCCCCTAGAAAACAAGGAAGGGTTCGATTAGTGGAGCCTCATTCACACACGACGGCCCGACCTGAGCTCCCACTGAGAGCACGTCCACTGCGTGAGGAGTAGGCACGTTTGTGAGGGGGTCGGCACCGGCTCAGCTCACGCCTGCCCCGCCAGGCGGCGAGGGGGGCAAAGGTTTATGTGGCTGCCGTCCGTTTGGCTCAGATAACTGACACCCAGACGTGCCCTTCCCTGAGCTCCACGCTGAGGGATGCAAAGTGAAGCCCGCACCACCTTCTAGCCCAGAGCTGAGCTAACTAAAATCTTCTTCGTGGGCTGACGAAGGTGCCTGTGCTTCCCctaaaaatctctctctcatcACAAAGGACAGAGCTGAGAAGCAAATGCATTTTCAAGAAAAACCATCTCAGTGGTGAGGCCCAATTTCCTCCCCCCATTCCATGGCCGATGTGCTTTTTGACCTGAAGTTAGGAAATTTCTAGTGCACGCATGTGGTTAAAGGACCCAGGGGACAGATCACGAGGTTCTTTTCTCTTGAAGCAATGTTTTTCATATAACCCCTCTGAGCTGTATGAtgataaataacaaatttaatgTAGTTTACTATTTCTCTTTCTGCTATCCAAAAAAGGCacaaacattatttcaaaatgtaaatttattgcCAAAGATAAGGCACGATATTTTAGGACACAAAAACCCTGTAGCAACGAAGAGTTCTACCTAAGGAGGCCACGTGCAGGACGACGCAGGTAGGGGACGTGCTCTCAGGCAGGGGTCTCAGACTCAGGTGCCATCAAGGGCCAGGCTGACAGGGGTGAAGTGGACGGGGTGGGTCTGTGACCTGGACAGCTGGGTCCCCACCTACAGGGCAGCTGCCAGCCCACGCCAGTTAATTACTACCACAGGGAATACCAGACTCGTATCTTTAAAATGTCTCACAATTTTAAACTATCACCATCagatatttaaagataaaatccaCTGTTCCACAGAGACACCCTTCCCccctaagaaaaagaaagacgaAGCTCACTGGACTTGGCGACTCACTCCAACAAACAGAGCATGGGACGGGAAACAGGAGCTTTGTCGTGGAAAAACCCAGCAAACGTGACCTTAACCAGGCGATCAAGGTCAGCATCACCAGTGATGTCATGTCAATGTCACAGACCCCGGAAACAACGCAAGAGAAGGGCCCGTGACCTCCCACGTACCCTTTCCAAAGACCCGTACCTCCAGCCTGCTCATGAGAAACATATGAGACAAACTCACACTGAGCGAAGTTCTGCAAAGTGTCTGCCCAACACTCCTCAAAACTACACAGCCATGAACAACAAGGAACGTCCGAGAAACTGGTGCAGACCAGAGCCGAGTAAGGAAACGGGCCAGCGTGGTGTCTCAGACTGGACCCCGAAACATAAAAAAGGCCACGAATACAAAAGGGTAAAATCCCAATCAAGTCTGGAGGATGGTTAATAGCGACACATTGGTGTTGCTTTCTCAGTTTTGACACTGTTGGAGGCccgtgttagcattagggcaagtgaagctgggtgaagggtacggGAGGATTCTCTGTGCTACCTGTGCAACTTCTCCGTGAAACTAGTACTGCTCCACaatgaagtttatttaaaaaagtgcAGCCCAGGCCCCGCTGCCGGGCAGCAAAGCCGGCACCCAGTCAGAAAGCCACGCACGGAGGGCCCTGGAACAGCCGCCACCTCTGGCACCAAGACTGGGCCCGGCCTCTTGTCCCGGAGGCTGAATACCATCCCGGACAGGGCTCACCTCCTCTCCAAAAGAAAGGGACACCCTTGGGAGGGAAAACCAGCTAACTGACAAGTTTTACTGAACTTTCCCCCTGACACCAGTGAAAGGCTGAGTCGTCAGGAGCTGCTCTCCTCTGCACTGAACCTCTCTGAGAACATCAGTCTTTGACTTAGAGCAGCACTCAGTGCAAAAAGTCACCAAGAATATTGACCAGCAAATGACTAGCTCTATGGAGAAGAGAAAATTCCTTTGTTTTCTGGGTAAAATGATGCTCCCACCCACAACCAGGGGCTGGAAGGAGTGAACCCCCAGGGTCCTCTTTGCAGACATCCTGTTCTCAACCAGCTCTTACTCAGTCTCAATGAGATATGTGCTCCCAAATGGCATCTGGGCACAGCTAGATGATGAAAGTATCCCAGCGAGCCCTGCCCTGAGTACTTAGATGGTGGCAGCAAAGATACAGAATGTCACCGA
It encodes:
- the C24H19orf12 gene encoding protein C19orf12 homolog isoform X2; amino-acid sequence: MPVMVDDIMKLLCSISEQRKMKAAVKHSGKGALVTGAVAFVGGLVGGPPGLAVGGAVGGLLGAWMASGEFKSVPQIIMELPPAEQQRLFNEATAIVRHLDWTDAVQLTALVMGSEALQQQLLAMLVTYVTKELRAEVQYGD
- the C24H19orf12 gene encoding protein C19orf12 homolog isoform X1 → MTGEAGCSRMPVMVDDIMKLLCSISEQRKMKAAVKHSGKGALVTGAVAFVGGLVGGPPGLAVGGAVGGLLGAWMASGEFKSVPQIIMELPPAEQQRLFNEATAIVRHLDWTDAVQLTALVMGSEALQQQLLAMLVTYVTKELRAEVQYGD
- the C24H19orf12 gene encoding protein C19orf12 homolog isoform X3, whose protein sequence is MASGEFKSVPQIIMELPPAEQQRLFNEATAIVRHLDWTDAVQLTALVMGSEALQQQLLAMLVTYVTKELRAEVQYGD